From a single Flavobacteriales bacterium genomic region:
- a CDS encoding mechanosensitive ion channel family protein: MEEYFNSHSSDLMYAALVVAVVIVLIIITRLLNKRFFKRRMQRAGYDLMPSLDIAQRLLTLLWIVLGVMAISFIFVDDGSYGIIDANFKLVFYLGVLTVVTIIGSAAINLWFKHVIQRKIREGEDPTNVKFLQYVAVGGVYLTGILFGLLAIPSLHGVAQTALGGAGVIALIVGISSQEALSNLIGGMFIIAFKPFRMGDIVSIDGSIEGVVTDITLRHTVIRTWQNRRVVIPNSIINKEKVVNFNLDEEKCCEYVVIGISYDSNVDLAKEIMREECAKHPFYLDNRTEAEKADGTSLVRVAVVELGDSAVKIRAWAWAATYGQSIAIKRDVFETIKKRFDAEGIEIPFPHSTVYVRDGKKKQKETVSTSE; encoded by the coding sequence ATGGAAGAGTACTTCAACTCACACAGTTCAGATCTTATGTATGCCGCTTTGGTGGTTGCTGTGGTCATAGTACTTATTATAATTACACGCCTCTTAAACAAACGCTTTTTCAAAAGGAGGATGCAGCGAGCAGGTTATGACCTCATGCCCTCTCTTGACATAGCACAGCGACTGCTTACCCTACTTTGGATAGTCCTCGGTGTGATGGCCATCAGCTTCATCTTTGTTGATGATGGGTCTTATGGTATCATAGATGCTAATTTCAAGCTGGTCTTTTACTTAGGGGTGTTGACTGTGGTCACGATCATCGGTTCCGCAGCGATCAACCTTTGGTTTAAGCATGTGATACAGCGTAAGATCAGAGAAGGAGAAGACCCTACCAATGTCAAGTTTCTGCAATATGTGGCCGTAGGTGGAGTATATCTCACAGGTATACTATTTGGCTTGCTCGCCATACCCTCACTGCATGGAGTAGCGCAGACCGCGCTCGGTGGTGCAGGTGTCATTGCACTTATCGTAGGTATCTCATCACAAGAGGCATTATCCAACCTCATAGGCGGCATGTTTATCATCGCATTTAAGCCTTTTCGAATGGGTGATATCGTATCCATTGATGGTTCAATTGAAGGGGTCGTCACAGATATTACTTTACGTCATACGGTGATCCGTACTTGGCAGAACAGAAGAGTGGTCATTCCCAATTCGATCATCAATAAAGAGAAGGTGGTCAACTTCAATCTCGATGAAGAAAAATGCTGCGAGTACGTGGTCATTGGTATCTCTTATGACAGTAATGTAGACCTCGCCAAAGAGATCATGCGTGAGGAATGTGCCAAGCATCCATTCTACCTCGACAATCGTACCGAAGCGGAAAAGGCAGACGGAACTTCACTGGTAAGAGTTGCGGTGGTAGAGCTAGGAGACTCTGCTGTTAAAATACGTGCCTGGGCTTGGGCCGCGACTTACGGGCAATCCATTGCCATAAAGCGAGATGTATTTGAAACCATTAAAAAACGCTTTGACGCAGAAGGAATAGAAATACCATTCCCGCATAGCACGGTCTATGTAAGAGATGGTAAGAAAAAACAGAAGGAGACCGTATCAACAAGTGAGTAG